A window of the Acidimicrobiales bacterium genome harbors these coding sequences:
- the zwf gene encoding glucose-6-phosphate dehydrogenase: protein MNRRVSKYRTQLNPGPPTTVVLFGATGDLSRRKLLPGLFHLLRSGLLPHVRIVGTSLDDHTRESFVEFARAALDGREGTVEPEEWDNFAKRLFWAPGGTADALRAAIEEAEAELDGPQQRLHYLSVPPKGAIAVIHTLRDAGLVENSRVIMEKPFGTDLASAKALNETVHEVFDEEQVFRIDHFLGKEAALNILAFRFANGLFEPIWHRNMIDHIQIDIPEALGLEQRANFYESTGAYRDMVVTHLFQVMAFTAMEAPTSLDSRAITEEKNKVFRSMLPIGPDDVVRGQYIGYRDEEGVHPESETETFIALRCYIDNWRWAGVPFYLRTGKNMAEGQRIISIAFKEPPKSMFPKNSGVGQLGPDHLTFDLADESKLSLSFYGKRPGPGFRLDKMSMQFSVEDTDTSNDVLEAYERLILDAVGGDRTLFTTSEGVERLWEVSEDLLSNPPPVRPYAKGTWGPNQIHQLIAPNSWRLPFERAWRTK from the coding sequence GTGAATCGTCGTGTCTCCAAGTACCGCACGCAGCTGAATCCGGGTCCACCGACCACGGTCGTGCTGTTCGGCGCCACCGGCGACCTGTCACGGCGCAAGCTGCTCCCCGGTCTGTTCCACCTCCTTCGTTCTGGCCTTCTTCCTCACGTGCGGATCGTTGGCACCTCGCTCGACGACCACACGCGGGAGTCGTTCGTCGAGTTCGCCCGAGCTGCGCTCGACGGCCGAGAGGGAACCGTCGAACCCGAGGAGTGGGACAACTTCGCCAAGCGACTCTTCTGGGCGCCGGGTGGCACCGCCGACGCGCTACGAGCGGCGATCGAGGAGGCCGAGGCCGAACTCGACGGTCCACAGCAGCGACTGCACTATCTGTCGGTCCCGCCCAAGGGGGCGATCGCCGTGATCCACACGCTGCGCGACGCCGGTCTCGTCGAGAACTCGCGGGTCATCATGGAGAAGCCCTTCGGCACCGACCTCGCCAGCGCCAAGGCGCTGAACGAGACCGTGCACGAGGTCTTCGACGAGGAGCAGGTCTTCCGCATCGACCACTTCCTCGGCAAGGAGGCGGCGCTCAACATCTTGGCGTTCCGCTTTGCCAACGGTCTGTTCGAACCGATCTGGCACCGCAACATGATCGATCACATCCAGATCGACATCCCCGAGGCCTTGGGACTCGAGCAGCGGGCCAACTTCTACGAGTCGACCGGCGCCTACCGGGACATGGTGGTCACCCATCTGTTCCAGGTGATGGCGTTCACCGCGATGGAGGCGCCGACGTCGCTCGACTCACGGGCCATCACCGAGGAGAAGAACAAGGTCTTCCGGTCGATGTTGCCGATCGGCCCCGATGACGTCGTGCGCGGCCAGTACATCGGCTATCGGGACGAGGAGGGCGTCCACCCCGAGTCCGAGACCGAGACCTTCATCGCGCTCCGGTGCTACATCGACAACTGGCGCTGGGCCGGCGTGCCGTTCTACCTGCGGACCGGCAAGAACATGGCCGAGGGCCAGCGCATCATCTCGATCGCGTTCAAGGAACCGCCGAAGTCGATGTTCCCGAAGAACTCCGGGGTCGGCCAGCTCGGGCCGGACCACCTGACGTTTGATCTGGCCGACGAGTCCAAGCTCTCGCTGTCGTTCTACGGCAAGCGGCCCGGGCCTGGCTTCCGGCTCGACAAGATGTCGATGCAGTTCTCGGTCGAGGACACCGACACGTCCAACGATGTGCTCGAGGCGTACGAGCGCCTGATCCTCGACGCCGTGGGTGGCGACCGCACTCTGTTCACGACCTCCGAAGGCGTGGAGCGGTTGTGGGAGGTCTCCGAGGATCTGCTGTCGAACCCACCGCCGGTGCGCCCCTATGCCAAGGGCACGTGGGGGCCGAACCAGATCCACCAGCTGATCGCGCCGAACTCGTGGCGACTCCCTTTCGAGCGGGCCTGGCGAACCAAGTAA
- a CDS encoding maleylpyruvate isomerase family mycothiol-dependent enzyme, producing MATWQLAAKARNDFADLVEGLTPDQWDHPSYCDEWTARGVLSHLTSFVETGVVGFMATMIKQRFDFNRVSVAMATQQLARPVGDVILALRTKATKSAAMPMFREEMTVTDVAIHTQDVRRPLGLTGELDPAVLSTALEFLTTHKMATMLVDRKPLDGVRLVATDRDWSFGDGAEVAGTGEALMMAMAGRPVLDELSGPGVDRWR from the coding sequence GTGGCAACGTGGCAATTGGCAGCGAAGGCCCGGAACGACTTCGCCGATCTCGTCGAGGGTCTGACACCGGATCAGTGGGACCATCCGTCGTACTGTGACGAGTGGACCGCGCGCGGCGTGCTCTCGCACCTCACGAGCTTTGTGGAAACCGGCGTCGTCGGGTTCATGGCCACGATGATCAAGCAGCGCTTCGACTTCAATCGGGTGTCGGTGGCCATGGCGACGCAACAGCTGGCCCGTCCGGTGGGCGACGTGATCCTCGCGTTGCGGACCAAGGCCACGAAGTCGGCGGCCATGCCGATGTTTCGCGAGGAGATGACGGTGACCGACGTCGCCATCCACACCCAAGATGTTCGTCGACCTCTGGGTCTCACCGGTGAGCTCGACCCCGCCGTCCTGTCGACCGCGCTCGAGTTCCTGACGACCCACAAGATGGCGACCATGCTGGTCGACCGCAAGCCGCTCGACGGGGTTCGACTCGTCGCCACCGATCGGGACTGGTCGTTCGGTGACGGTGCTGAGGTTGCCGGCACGGGTGAAGCGCTCATGATGGCGATGGCGGGGCGTCCGGTGCTCGACGAACTGAGCGGTCCCGGCGTCGACCGGTGGCGATGA